A genomic region of Pseudomonas abietaniphila contains the following coding sequences:
- a CDS encoding DUF4214 domain-containing protein, giving the protein MADADVQGMLVRIEATTAQLRQEIARGEASVAQAANKIDSSLGQVDKAFDRTEANASVLQKAVSTAFTGLGIAAAASVAGLVAITAKTTEYAQEVKNLAALSNTSVSDFQRLAAGAKTVGIEQEKLSDILKDTNDRVGEFIQRGGGEMADFFKEIAPRVGVTAQQFANLSGPQALQLYYNTLEKAGLSQQQMTTYMEAMADEATGLIPLLKNNGEGFKQFGDQAEKTGRILSDFQVDRLVQANVAIKNLEGSFDGATRQLVVGLLPSIESITHRLTDMADNGALETIGSAVGFLVEHFNVLAVVMGGKVAASFAGYLAGLASSTVASMSARTANIAQAASAVEVSLANQQAAQTAVIRAEKEAVAARGTAVQTQLSLQLAEARMAERAATAQVAVAQAGLKAASGGVLALLGGPAGLAALAVGAGIAFLTMGGNAKDAGASLEDLKRPIAELRKEFQALTKDQQQASIVTAVRQQEQAASEAGDAFTDFLRTTRQVLGSTVGTRIAGEFETARNSGKGFSDTLDDIQKRFHVPEEGMRTLREAAGQVSTLDVKTGQLSDRVSAYRQEMSGTVKPTQDKTEADRVANEAANKYLGTLDQQLTKLKDKTAVEQANTFITENKIPAESLLAAKILERAKAIDAQKDADKAATEATNAATAATKKAASEDESRRKALADLKAQADIAISSATGLAAAYLSGADKTREFAEQQKVEEALLKTGASARDEVVSKIKAQMDAQDRLAVSKAAYDLGTETANLLAQAQATLRGTAALEQYNVQKAMQVALAGKNIEIGSQEYQQLLAATKAQQDAIKVAQQASDAGSIIDRLYPSSKLLREYTEEQAALSKAMELYPERADAYRDALQRLGQEYQQNQQSATAWGKFTEGAVDRIDEAFADMWKSILSKSGSFMDTLKDSFRQFLAEMLHMAITKPIIVQFASALGIGGAAAQSSGFFGDIGSGSGGGITSLLNNAGSVISVAGSKFGQAVMAGWNGSNGILGGIQGAFSNGASYISSAITGAFTAGSATASSAAASLAAGSTQAGYTGAAMQSWVGAANASSTLASLSSAVSYIGAAYSVISSFQNYGIKGGATTAGFATGGAIVGSFVGPLGAAAGAAIGAAIGSFVSGKLFGSGEKYADLSTSGQGTYSNGVYRSGGIVQGWQTKAPKYGSSVDAQMDATVAKFSSTLGMIYDVLGNGADVYAYDMMQVRKTSGKYSTTFGATLDDGTGVGLDIHQQFNAADAAEALQHNYDDVMGTFLAKAIVSSKSLPDYFKAQFTDFAGSWDTTADEVIKAIEGVFTRFNGVNDALSLINVNGLKLDNTGLMASDAILDMVGAMSNLDTATASAKDKVDALNKAVGTYYQAFFTADEQFADLTKSLKDAFAGFGLQLPDTRSAYRDMVEDIDVTTAAGQAMFATLVGLAQNADSYYSTLDQKAKAAQQAAEEAAQAASQASADAAQAAADAAKKIADALMKGASDGYSALQRAISSQQKATTDAYNARTASLNDMLSTVNTNITDLTGVSNDLGTALKALRGNSDDAVKMLRSQAQATLRSALAIAQAGGSLAGFSGLSDALDTVSSNSTDLYSSLEDFNRDQGRTANVVSQLEALNGKQLTNAEKSAKALQDQLDQAKKAYDAQMAQYETQLAIGQAQIDALNGVDTSVLSVADAVNRMNAAVVAALATLPSTGTGSASGNTWENNASLVHTAYQTAFGRDADEGGLRFWTDALQNGTLTYDRLLADLIKAGRKNGESIKIPGYASGGDFGGGLRLVGENGPELEVTGPSRIYSASQTAAMLQGRGDNGAVLAELRALRLELESIKANTQSSAVSASKLGRVVDRVTDGGNAMLTKELA; this is encoded by the coding sequence ATGGCTGATGCCGACGTTCAGGGGATGTTGGTCAGAATTGAGGCCACCACCGCTCAACTGCGCCAGGAAATTGCACGCGGCGAAGCGTCGGTAGCTCAGGCCGCAAACAAGATCGACTCCAGTTTGGGGCAGGTCGATAAGGCCTTTGACCGCACAGAGGCCAATGCCAGTGTTTTGCAGAAAGCGGTCAGCACGGCTTTTACCGGACTCGGTATCGCCGCAGCGGCTTCTGTTGCCGGTCTGGTCGCCATCACCGCCAAGACCACTGAGTACGCTCAGGAGGTCAAGAACTTAGCTGCGCTTTCGAACACCTCTGTATCAGACTTTCAGCGCTTGGCTGCCGGTGCCAAGACTGTAGGTATCGAACAGGAAAAGCTGTCTGACATCCTCAAGGACACTAATGACCGTGTGGGTGAATTCATCCAGCGTGGCGGCGGAGAGATGGCCGATTTCTTTAAGGAGATCGCGCCGCGAGTAGGGGTGACCGCGCAGCAGTTTGCGAACCTCTCAGGCCCGCAGGCACTGCAGCTCTACTACAACACGCTTGAAAAGGCCGGCCTGAGCCAGCAGCAAATGACCACCTATATGGAAGCCATGGCCGATGAGGCGACCGGGCTGATTCCTCTGCTGAAAAACAATGGTGAAGGCTTCAAGCAGTTTGGTGATCAGGCGGAAAAAACCGGACGGATTCTCAGCGACTTCCAAGTTGATCGTCTGGTGCAGGCAAACGTCGCCATCAAGAATTTGGAAGGATCCTTCGACGGGGCGACGCGCCAGTTGGTTGTGGGATTGCTGCCCAGCATCGAAAGCATCACCCATCGTCTGACCGACATGGCTGATAACGGTGCGCTTGAAACCATCGGTTCCGCTGTGGGCTTTCTGGTGGAGCATTTCAACGTGCTCGCGGTGGTAATGGGCGGAAAGGTTGCTGCCTCATTTGCCGGATATCTGGCTGGCCTCGCCAGCAGCACTGTGGCGAGCATGTCGGCCAGGACGGCAAACATCGCACAGGCCGCCAGCGCAGTTGAAGTTTCGTTGGCTAACCAGCAGGCGGCACAGACTGCGGTCATTCGGGCGGAAAAAGAAGCTGTGGCCGCGCGCGGCACCGCTGTTCAAACCCAGCTGTCGCTGCAACTGGCCGAAGCGAGGATGGCTGAACGCGCGGCAACCGCACAGGTCGCCGTTGCACAGGCTGGGCTGAAGGCCGCTTCGGGAGGCGTGCTGGCCCTGCTGGGCGGTCCAGCCGGCCTCGCAGCGCTGGCTGTCGGTGCCGGCATTGCTTTTCTCACCATGGGTGGCAATGCCAAAGACGCGGGAGCCAGCCTTGAGGACCTCAAGCGACCGATTGCAGAGCTGCGCAAAGAATTTCAGGCGCTGACCAAGGACCAGCAGCAGGCCAGCATCGTTACCGCAGTGCGTCAGCAGGAGCAAGCTGCATCCGAAGCAGGGGATGCTTTCACTGACTTCCTGCGAACGACCCGCCAGGTGCTGGGCAGCACGGTGGGCACGCGGATTGCCGGCGAATTTGAAACAGCGCGCAATTCTGGCAAAGGCTTCTCGGACACGCTCGACGATATTCAGAAACGGTTCCATGTTCCCGAGGAGGGAATGCGGACGCTGCGCGAAGCTGCTGGTCAGGTCAGCACGCTTGACGTCAAAACAGGTCAGCTGTCGGATCGTGTGTCGGCCTACCGGCAGGAGATGAGCGGGACGGTAAAGCCCACTCAGGATAAAACTGAAGCGGACCGCGTTGCCAACGAGGCAGCAAACAAATACCTCGGCACGCTGGATCAGCAGCTCACGAAGCTCAAGGACAAAACGGCTGTTGAGCAAGCCAACACCTTTATCACCGAGAACAAAATCCCGGCTGAAAGCTTGCTCGCTGCCAAGATTCTGGAGCGTGCCAAAGCGATCGATGCGCAAAAGGACGCTGATAAGGCGGCGACTGAAGCCACCAATGCTGCAACCGCTGCAACAAAAAAAGCAGCCTCTGAAGATGAGAGCCGCCGCAAGGCGCTCGCGGACCTCAAGGCGCAGGCCGACATCGCCATCAGCTCGGCTACAGGATTGGCCGCTGCGTACCTTTCGGGGGCTGACAAGACGCGCGAGTTCGCCGAACAGCAGAAGGTCGAAGAGGCGCTGCTTAAAACCGGGGCTAGTGCTCGCGACGAGGTGGTGTCGAAGATCAAGGCGCAAATGGACGCGCAAGATCGCCTTGCAGTCAGTAAGGCCGCGTACGACCTGGGCACGGAGACGGCGAATTTGCTCGCCCAGGCGCAGGCCACGTTGCGAGGCACCGCAGCACTTGAGCAGTACAACGTTCAGAAGGCTATGCAGGTCGCGCTCGCGGGTAAGAATATTGAGATTGGCAGCCAGGAATATCAGCAATTGCTGGCAGCAACCAAAGCTCAGCAGGACGCAATAAAAGTCGCTCAGCAGGCGTCGGATGCTGGCAGCATCATTGACCGTCTGTATCCCTCAAGCAAATTACTGCGCGAATACACGGAAGAGCAGGCGGCGCTTTCTAAAGCAATGGAGCTTTACCCGGAGCGCGCGGATGCATACCGCGATGCGTTGCAAAGGCTGGGTCAGGAGTACCAACAAAACCAGCAGTCGGCCACCGCGTGGGGCAAGTTTACGGAAGGCGCCGTTGACCGTATTGATGAAGCCTTTGCGGACATGTGGAAGTCGATTCTGAGCAAGTCCGGGAGCTTCATGGACACGCTCAAAGACAGCTTCCGTCAGTTCCTTGCTGAAATGCTGCATATGGCGATCACCAAGCCAATCATCGTGCAGTTTGCGAGTGCGCTCGGGATCGGCGGTGCCGCTGCTCAGTCTTCTGGATTCTTTGGCGATATTGGCTCCGGCAGCGGTGGGGGGATTACCTCTCTGCTGAACAACGCCGGCTCTGTCATCTCGGTTGCTGGCAGCAAATTCGGCCAGGCTGTTATGGCAGGCTGGAACGGCAGCAACGGTATCTTGGGCGGTATCCAAGGTGCGTTTAGCAACGGAGCCAGCTACATCAGTTCCGCTATTACCGGCGCGTTCACTGCTGGGTCTGCAACGGCCAGCAGTGCTGCAGCAAGCTTGGCCGCTGGCTCAACTCAGGCCGGGTACACCGGCGCAGCGATGCAAAGCTGGGTCGGCGCGGCTAACGCTTCGTCCACCCTGGCATCTCTCAGCAGTGCAGTCAGCTACATCGGCGCGGCCTACTCGGTTATCAGTTCGTTCCAGAACTACGGTATTAAGGGCGGTGCGACTACCGCTGGTTTCGCAACAGGCGGCGCTATCGTGGGCTCCTTTGTCGGCCCTTTGGGCGCCGCTGCAGGTGCTGCAATCGGTGCGGCTATCGGATCGTTCGTATCCGGCAAACTTTTCGGCAGCGGCGAGAAATACGCAGATCTCAGCACATCGGGGCAGGGCACGTACTCGAACGGTGTGTACCGGTCGGGCGGTATCGTCCAAGGCTGGCAGACGAAGGCACCGAAATACGGCAGCAGCGTCGATGCACAGATGGATGCGACGGTAGCCAAGTTCAGCAGCACGCTGGGCATGATTTACGACGTGCTGGGCAACGGCGCGGACGTCTATGCCTACGACATGATGCAGGTGCGCAAAACCTCAGGTAAGTATTCGACTACGTTCGGCGCGACGCTTGATGACGGTACAGGTGTCGGGCTGGACATTCATCAGCAGTTCAACGCCGCTGACGCCGCCGAGGCGTTACAACACAACTACGACGACGTCATGGGCACCTTCCTCGCGAAGGCTATCGTCAGTTCGAAGTCGTTGCCGGATTACTTCAAAGCTCAGTTCACCGACTTCGCTGGCAGTTGGGACACGACAGCCGATGAGGTGATCAAGGCGATCGAGGGCGTGTTCACTCGCTTCAACGGGGTGAACGATGCGTTGTCGCTGATCAACGTTAACGGTCTGAAACTCGACAACACGGGGCTGATGGCTTCTGACGCGATCCTCGATATGGTCGGCGCGATGTCCAACCTTGACACGGCGACTGCCTCGGCCAAGGACAAGGTCGACGCACTGAACAAAGCAGTGGGCACCTATTACCAGGCGTTCTTCACTGCCGATGAGCAGTTTGCCGATCTGACCAAAAGCCTCAAAGACGCATTCGCCGGTTTCGGCCTGCAGCTGCCCGACACGCGCTCTGCGTATCGGGACATGGTCGAAGACATCGACGTCACGACGGCCGCCGGCCAAGCGATGTTTGCCACGCTGGTAGGTCTGGCCCAGAACGCCGACTCGTACTACTCGACGCTCGATCAGAAAGCCAAAGCCGCTCAGCAAGCGGCTGAGGAAGCGGCTCAGGCCGCGAGCCAGGCATCCGCAGATGCGGCGCAGGCAGCCGCAGACGCCGCGAAGAAGATTGCCGATGCGCTGATGAAAGGGGCATCAGACGGGTACAGCGCGTTGCAACGTGCAATCAGCTCCCAGCAGAAAGCGACAACCGACGCGTACAACGCTCGCACCGCCTCGCTGAACGACATGCTCAGCACGGTGAACACCAACATCACCGATTTGACCGGCGTCAGCAATGACCTCGGCACGGCGCTGAAAGCGTTGCGCGGCAACTCGGACGATGCGGTAAAGATGCTGCGCAGCCAGGCTCAGGCCACGTTGCGTTCGGCTTTGGCGATTGCCCAGGCCGGAGGCTCGTTGGCTGGTTTCAGCGGCTTGAGCGATGCACTGGATACTGTCAGCAGCAACAGCACCGACCTGTATTCGTCGCTTGAGGACTTCAATCGCGATCAGGGCCGCACCGCGAACGTTGTCAGCCAGTTGGAAGCGCTCAACGGCAAACAACTGACGAATGCCGAGAAGTCAGCGAAGGCGTTGCAGGATCAGCTTGACCAAGCGAAGAAAGCCTATGACGCCCAGATGGCCCAGTACGAAACACAGCTGGCCATCGGGCAGGCCCAGATCGACGCGCTCAACGGCGTTGATACCTCCGTGCTTTCAGTAGCGGATGCGGTGAACCGGATGAACGCGGCGGTAGTGGCAGCTTTGGCGACGTTGCCTTCAACCGGTACCGGCAGCGCATCCGGCAACACCTGGGAAAACAATGCCAGCTTGGTCCACACCGCTTATCAGACGGCCTTTGGTCGCGATGCAGATGAGGGCGGTCTGAGGTTCTGGACCGATGCCTTACAGAACGGAACCCTCACCTATGACCGGTTACTGGCCGACCTGATCAAGGCCGGCAGGAAGAACGGGGAATCGATCAAGATTCCGGGTTACGCCTCCGGAGGTGACTTTGGCGGCGGTCTCCGCCTCGTCGGTGAGAACGGTCCTGAACTGGAGGTGACAGGTCCGAGCCGCATCTATAGCGCTTCTCAGACTGCCGCGATGTTGCAGGGTAGGGGCGATAACGGCGCTGTCCTGGCGGAGCTGCGCGCGCTGCGTTTGGAACTGGAAAGTATCAAGGCCAACACTCAATCCAGCGCTGTCAGTGCAAGCAAGCTCGGAAGAGTCGTGGACCGGGTAACAGACGGCGGCAACGCCATGCTCACGAAGGAACTCGCATGA
- a CDS encoding DUF1353 domain-containing protein: MSRFTTTLKTEQVGKWTHTLLDDLVLADEDQRFITVPAGFTTDFASIKVLHNAFLFVLFALVSGYGNYAATVHDWLYTTGAVGRKEADAVLYRALRAEGVARWRAWLFWLGVRLGGCKRYTA; this comes from the coding sequence ATGAGCCGATTCACCACCACCCTGAAAACCGAACAGGTCGGCAAGTGGACGCACACGCTGCTCGATGACCTGGTGCTGGCCGATGAGGATCAGCGCTTTATTACCGTCCCTGCGGGATTCACCACCGACTTCGCCAGCATCAAGGTGCTGCACAACGCGTTCCTGTTCGTACTGTTCGCCTTGGTGTCAGGTTACGGCAACTACGCTGCCACCGTGCACGACTGGCTGTACACGACTGGTGCGGTCGGCCGAAAAGAAGCGGACGCCGTTCTCTACCGCGCGTTGCGCGCCGAGGGTGTTGCTCGGTGGCGTGCATGGCTCTTCTGGCTTGGCGTCAGGCTCGGAGGGTGTAAACGTTACACCGCTTAA
- a CDS encoding cell wall hydrolase has product MSVTDKDRDVLARTLWGEARGEGLAGMVAVAWSIRNRVEDGKEKSWWGEGYAGVCQKPYQFSCWNKGDPNQPFLTGAKQIPFRELAQCRIAADQVIDGKVADPTNGATHYYAASMPSAPKWANGAKKTLTLGNHIFFKDVP; this is encoded by the coding sequence ATGTCTGTTACCGATAAAGATCGTGATGTGCTGGCGCGCACGCTGTGGGGTGAGGCCCGCGGGGAAGGGCTAGCCGGTATGGTGGCCGTGGCCTGGTCGATCCGGAACCGGGTCGAGGATGGCAAAGAGAAGTCGTGGTGGGGCGAAGGCTACGCCGGCGTTTGCCAGAAGCCGTACCAGTTCAGCTGCTGGAACAAGGGCGATCCGAATCAACCGTTCCTGACGGGCGCGAAGCAGATTCCGTTCCGTGAGCTGGCGCAGTGCCGGATCGCGGCCGACCAGGTGATTGACGGGAAGGTGGCGGACCCAACCAATGGGGCGACTCACTATTACGCGGCCAGCATGCCGTCGGCGCCGAAGTGGGCGAATGGTGCGAAAAAGACGCTCACCCTGGGCAATCACATTTTTTTCAAGGATGTGCCATGA
- a CDS encoding DUF2514 domain-containing protein, which yields MSPAGALYLKIGSALSVLIAISVVLYGAYSHGESVADTRWEAKAADQQALQAKGLAAATTINRNEEQRRQAAINQVGKDAREQTKSAVADDAGADAAGDRVRKQAGAFAVGASCAPVDPGAARRSASATRAAMVLSDMFQRADERAGELAKAYDAARIAGLACERSYSSLRARER from the coding sequence ATGAGTCCTGCAGGTGCGCTTTACCTGAAAATCGGCAGTGCGTTGTCGGTACTGATCGCAATCTCCGTCGTCCTCTACGGCGCTTATAGCCATGGTGAGTCGGTTGCCGACACTCGCTGGGAAGCCAAGGCCGCCGACCAGCAGGCCTTGCAGGCAAAGGGCCTCGCAGCAGCGACAACAATCAATCGGAATGAAGAGCAACGCCGGCAAGCGGCGATTAACCAGGTGGGAAAAGATGCGCGAGAACAAACGAAGTCTGCAGTTGCTGATGATGCTGGGGCTGATGCTGCTGGTGACCGGGTGCGCAAGCAAGCTGGAGCCTTTGCTGTTGGAGCAAGCTGCGCCCCCGTCGATCCCGGAGCTGCCCGCCGAAGCGCATCAGCCACCCGCGCCGCAATGGTGCTCTCCGACATGTTCCAAAGGGCTGACGAACGAGCGGGAGAGCTGGCGAAAGCTTATGACGCAGCCCGAATAGCAGGTCTGGCCTGCGAGCGGTCGTATAGCTCTCTGCGGGCAAGGGAGCGGTAA
- a CDS encoding DNA adenine methylase produces the protein MSSPIVPWMGGKRRLADRLIPLFPPHECYVEVFAGGAALFFMRPQAAPVEVLNDINGDLVTLYRVVQNHLEEFIRQFKWALSSRQIFEWQKMTRPETLTDIQRAARFFYLQQHAFGGKVSGQTFGTATTGPAINLLRIEENLSAAWQRLAGTHVENLPWLECAERYDRPHTFHYMDPPYWTTAGYGVDFAFDNYERMAEFMRRSRGKVMVSINDHPQIRRVFEGFHTESLEINYSNSNRRTNSAKVSSELLIMNWTPGMLDGLF, from the coding sequence ATGTCCAGTCCTATCGTCCCTTGGATGGGCGGCAAGCGCCGTCTTGCCGACCGTCTCATCCCTCTTTTCCCGCCACACGAATGCTACGTTGAAGTATTCGCTGGAGGCGCGGCCCTCTTTTTCATGCGGCCCCAAGCGGCGCCCGTCGAGGTCTTAAACGACATCAATGGCGACCTGGTGACGCTGTATCGCGTTGTCCAAAATCACCTTGAAGAATTTATTCGGCAGTTCAAGTGGGCGCTCAGCTCGCGTCAGATCTTCGAATGGCAAAAGATGACTCGCCCGGAAACGCTCACGGACATCCAGCGCGCTGCGCGTTTTTTCTACTTGCAGCAGCATGCGTTTGGGGGAAAAGTTTCGGGGCAGACGTTCGGCACGGCCACGACTGGCCCGGCCATCAACCTGCTTCGGATTGAAGAAAATTTATCGGCAGCTTGGCAGCGGCTTGCGGGCACGCATGTCGAAAATCTGCCTTGGCTTGAATGCGCGGAGCGTTACGATCGTCCTCATACCTTCCATTACATGGATCCGCCTTACTGGACCACGGCGGGTTACGGCGTAGACTTCGCCTTCGACAACTACGAGCGGATGGCTGAATTTATGCGTAGGAGCAGGGGGAAAGTCATGGTTAGCATAAATGACCATCCACAGATTCGGCGGGTTTTTGAAGGGTTTCACACTGAATCATTGGAAATTAACTATTCAAATTCTAATCGGCGGACTAATTCTGCTAAAGTTTCTAGTGAACTGTTAATAATGAACTGGACGCCAGGAATGCTCGATGGACTTTTTTAA
- a CDS encoding CinA family protein, with product MDDITQLAVTLGQCLRESGAQVSTAESCTGGGIAEAITRIPGSSAWFEAGYVTYSNRQKTQQLNVPEALFSQVGAVSREVVEAMALGAQLHSSAQFSVAVSGVAGPDGGSAEKPVGTVWICWGAAQRLIAQRFQFAGDRDAVRRQTVKAALEGLIQLSRGEIPNQG from the coding sequence GTGGACGACATCACTCAACTGGCTGTCACGCTGGGTCAGTGCCTGCGTGAGTCAGGTGCGCAGGTCAGCACCGCTGAATCCTGTACCGGTGGCGGGATCGCTGAAGCGATCACGCGTATTCCGGGCAGTTCGGCCTGGTTCGAGGCGGGGTACGTTACATATTCCAACCGCCAGAAGACGCAACAACTGAATGTGCCTGAAGCGTTGTTCAGTCAGGTGGGCGCAGTCAGCCGGGAGGTGGTCGAGGCCATGGCCCTGGGTGCTCAACTCCACAGTTCGGCGCAATTTTCGGTCGCGGTCAGCGGTGTTGCGGGCCCCGATGGAGGTTCTGCAGAGAAGCCGGTGGGCACCGTCTGGATTTGCTGGGGTGCTGCGCAACGGTTGATTGCGCAGCGCTTTCAGTTTGCCGGCGACCGTGATGCGGTGCGCCGACAAACGGTGAAGGCCGCGCTAGAGGGGCTGATCCAGCTCAGTCGCGGAGAAATACCAAATCAGGGGTAG
- the recA gene encoding recombinase RecA: MDDNKKKALAAALGQIERQFGKGAVMRMGDHDRQAIPAISTGSLGLDIALGIGGLPKGRIVEIYGPESSGKTTLTLSVIAEAQKMGATCAFVDAEHALDPEYAGKLGVNVDDLLVSQPDTGEQALEITDMLVRSNAIDVIVVDSVAALVPKAEIEGEMGDMHVGLQARLMSQALRKITGNIKNANCLVIFINQIRMKIGVMFGSPETTTGGNALKFYASVRLDIRRTGAVKEGDEVVGSETRVKVVKNKVAPPFRQAEFQILYGKGIYRNGEIIDLGVLHGLLEKSGAWYSYQGSKIGQGKANSAKFLQDNPEIGATLEKQIREKLLTAAPDVKAQSSRVAEDDMAEVEADADL, translated from the coding sequence ATGGACGACAACAAGAAGAAAGCCTTGGCTGCGGCCTTGGGTCAGATCGAGCGTCAGTTCGGCAAAGGCGCCGTGATGCGCATGGGTGACCATGACCGCCAGGCTATTCCTGCTATCTCCACCGGCTCGCTTGGTCTCGATATCGCGCTGGGTATTGGCGGCCTGCCAAAAGGCCGGATCGTTGAAATCTACGGTCCTGAGTCTTCCGGTAAAACCACGTTGACCCTGTCGGTCATCGCCGAAGCACAAAAGATGGGCGCGACGTGTGCGTTCGTCGACGCCGAGCACGCACTTGACCCAGAGTACGCCGGCAAACTGGGCGTCAATGTTGACGACCTGCTGGTTTCGCAGCCGGACACCGGTGAACAGGCGCTGGAAATCACCGACATGCTGGTGCGCTCCAACGCAATTGACGTCATCGTCGTCGACTCCGTTGCCGCGTTGGTGCCAAAGGCTGAAATCGAAGGCGAAATGGGCGACATGCACGTCGGCCTGCAAGCCCGTCTGATGTCTCAGGCGCTGCGTAAGATCACCGGTAACATCAAGAACGCCAACTGCCTGGTTATCTTCATTAACCAGATCCGTATGAAAATCGGTGTCATGTTCGGCAGCCCGGAAACCACCACCGGTGGTAACGCGCTGAAGTTCTACGCCTCGGTTCGTCTGGACATCCGCCGTACCGGCGCGGTGAAAGAAGGCGACGAAGTGGTGGGCAGCGAAACCCGCGTCAAGGTCGTGAAGAACAAAGTAGCGCCTCCGTTCCGTCAGGCTGAATTCCAGATTTTGTACGGCAAGGGCATCTACCGTAACGGCGAGATCATCGACCTGGGCGTGCTTCACGGTCTGCTGGAGAAATCCGGTGCCTGGTACAGCTACCAAGGCAGCAAGATCGGCCAGGGCAAGGCCAACTCGGCCAAGTTCCTGCAGGACAACCCGGAGATCGGTGCGACCCTGGAGAAGCAGATCCGCGAGAAGCTGTTGACCGCCGCACCTGATGTCAAAGCCCAGTCGTCCCGCGTTGCCGAAGACGACATGGCTGAAGTCGAAGCTGACGCCGATCTCTGA
- the recX gene encoding recombination regulator RecX, with translation MPVVLDTPVAVRRTAMDLLARREHGRVELTRKLRQRGAPPEMIEAALDRLTEEGLLSESRYLESFVSYRARSGYGPLRIREELGQRGLQRSDIEQALRECGVDWREKLEESWQRKFAGQLPRDARERGQQMRFLSYRGYPPELISRLLSGKGGDDY, from the coding sequence ATGCCGGTAGTGCTTGATACGCCCGTCGCCGTACGGCGTACCGCAATGGACCTGCTCGCACGTCGCGAGCACGGTCGAGTCGAGCTGACGCGTAAACTGCGTCAGCGCGGCGCCCCGCCTGAAATGATTGAAGCCGCCCTCGACCGTTTGACGGAAGAGGGTTTGCTTTCAGAATCCCGTTACCTCGAAAGTTTTGTCTCCTACCGTGCCCGGTCCGGCTATGGCCCTTTGCGCATTCGTGAAGAACTGGGGCAGCGAGGTCTGCAACGTTCCGATATTGAGCAAGCGCTGCGGGAGTGCGGTGTCGATTGGCGAGAAAAGCTGGAAGAGTCCTGGCAGCGAAAGTTCGCCGGGCAGTTGCCCAGAGACGCCCGGGAACGCGGCCAGCAGATGCGCTTTCTGAGCTATCGCGGGTACCCGCCGGAGCTCATCAGTCGCTTGCTAAGTGGGAAGGGCGGCGACGATTATTAG
- a CDS encoding LOG family protein codes for MPYVPNDVLSRHFQGNGVDLTRKVDEQLNLVAPNSPNLPLYRDMMLTVLRMAQDDRNRWNAKITLQALRELDNAFRVLEQFRGRRKVTVFGSARTPVEHPMYALARELGMKLAASDLMVITGAGGGIMAAAHEGAGLDYSLGFNITLPFEQHANATVDGTGNLLPFHFFFTRKLFFVKEADALVLCPGGFGTLDEALEVLTLIQTGKSPLVPIVLLDAPGGTFWEGALTFIRNELEANRYILPTDMNLLKLVYSADEAVEEINQFYSNFHSSRWLKNTFVIRMHHALSEKALAHIQEAFADLRLSDHFHQHGHQEEHDEEQFSHLTRLAFTFNGRNHGRLRMLVDFINQSENWAKPADAKPSRGREPMQAT; via the coding sequence ATGCCTTACGTACCCAATGATGTGTTGTCTCGTCACTTCCAGGGCAACGGCGTCGACCTCACCCGCAAGGTCGACGAACAGTTGAACCTGGTCGCGCCCAACAGCCCTAACCTCCCGCTGTACAGGGACATGATGCTGACTGTCCTGCGCATGGCTCAGGACGACCGCAATCGCTGGAACGCCAAGATCACCCTCCAGGCACTGCGCGAGCTGGACAATGCCTTCCGCGTACTCGAACAGTTCCGGGGTCGCCGTAAAGTGACGGTGTTCGGCTCCGCCCGCACGCCCGTCGAGCATCCGATGTACGCCCTGGCCCGGGAGCTGGGCATGAAACTCGCCGCGTCCGACCTGATGGTCATTACCGGAGCCGGCGGCGGCATCATGGCCGCGGCCCACGAAGGCGCGGGACTGGATTACAGCCTGGGGTTCAACATCACCCTGCCCTTCGAGCAACACGCGAACGCCACTGTGGATGGCACTGGCAACCTGCTGCCGTTCCACTTCTTCTTCACCCGCAAGCTGTTCTTCGTGAAAGAAGCGGACGCACTGGTGCTCTGCCCCGGTGGGTTCGGCACACTGGACGAAGCGCTGGAAGTCCTGACCTTGATTCAGACGGGCAAAAGCCCGCTGGTACCCATTGTGTTGCTGGATGCACCTGGCGGCACGTTCTGGGAAGGCGCACTGACGTTTATCAGAAACGAGCTCGAGGCCAACCGCTATATCCTGCCCACCGACATGAACCTGCTGAAACTGGTGTACAGCGCCGACGAAGCGGTCGAAGAGATCAACCAGTTCTACAGCAACTTCCATTCAAGCCGCTGGCTGAAAAATACCTTCGTCATTCGCATGCACCACGCACTGAGCGAGAAAGCCCTGGCCCATATTCAGGAGGCGTTTGCCGACCTGCGTTTGAGCGATCACTTTCATCAGCACGGGCATCAGGAAGAGCATGACGAAGAACAGTTCAGCCACCTCACGCGGCTGGCGTTCACCTTCAACGGGCGCAACCACGGGCGACTGCGCATGCTGGTGGATTTCATTAACCAGAGCGAGAACTGGGCAAAACCGGCGGATGCGAAACCGTCACGCGGACGAGAACCAATGCAGGCGACGTGA